CCTTCTTCGTGAGCGAGCCTTGACTGCCCAGCGTCGGGCGGATGCTACCGAACTCGCCCATCTGCACGTTACGCCCCTCGCTCAGGTGGCGGCGCAGGATGCGAGGCAGGCGGTCGAGGATACTTTTTACGTCGGCGCTCGTCAGTGCCGTCTCCTCGGCGATACTCTCGCAAAGCTCATCGAGCGATACCGTGCCGTTGCTCACCAGCGAGGCGTAGTAGCGCTTGCCGTCCG
This genomic interval from Parabacteroides timonensis contains the following:
- a CDS encoding HU family DNA-binding protein, which translates into the protein MPIRYKLVQRKDFSKDAPTDGKRYYASLVSNGTVSLDELCESIAEETALTSADVKSILDRLPRILRRHLSEGRNVQMGEFGSIRPTLGSQGSLTKKEFNAATMMRKPGLVFTPGKLLQDMRENVTFLRVKDPDEEAAGDSESPDEI